The following are encoded together in the Silurus meridionalis isolate SWU-2019-XX chromosome 2, ASM1480568v1, whole genome shotgun sequence genome:
- the btbd6a gene encoding LOW QUALITY PROTEIN: BTB/POZ domain-containing protein 6-A (The sequence of the model RefSeq protein was modified relative to this genomic sequence to represent the inferred CDS: inserted 2 bases in 2 codons): MRNKAFGSGTVRLEAAEGEWSKQRSFAVRAEESCGHHGRIMKGLAFFLLLPAALKKSRKAAKSSGRAQNCVTAGASSLRKVKAVAAEVQEVTGERVSSSLTLNKEHNRSSAEQKDSTSPSSVETNSTGETNTQPEHTHTNLRDRNAVMFNNEHMADVHFTVGPPGATQKVPAHKYVLAVGSSVFSAMFYGDLAEGDSEIQIPDVEPAAFLILLKYLYSDEIELEGDTVVGTLYAAKKYLVSVLVKACVCFLESRLEAGNAFALLSHSRALDESELLHSCWRVIDAQTELALXSDGFLQLDPATLKCVLRRDSLTANESTVLQATLAWAEAECQRRGSSPTASNKRAILGEALHLLRLPAMTLTEFANGVAQFDFLTPQETRDIFLWFTAAEKPSLDFPVTPRTGLEPERCRRFRSSAYRSNQWRYQGRCDSIRFAADQRIFLAGIGLYGSSXTESEYNVLIELKRQEEMLAQRVTQFISDGTSSASIVLFEQPVQVEPEVLYTVSAILDGTKLSYFGQDGMPEVRCGKVTFQFQSSSDSTNGTGVEAGQIPELVFYT; this comes from the exons ATGAGGAATAAGGCTTTTGGGAGCGGGACGGTGCGCTTAGAAGCAGCGGAGGGAGAGTGGAGTAAACAGCGGAGTTTTGCGGTCAGAGCGGAGGAGTCATGCGGACATCACGGCCGGATAATGAAGGGTCTCGCTTTCTTCCTCTTGCTGCCGGCGGCGCTCAAGAAGTCCAGGAAAGCTGCTAAGAGCTCGGGCAGGGCGCAGAACTGTGTGACCGCCGGTGCCTCTTCCCTCAGAAAGGTGAAAGCCGTCGCCGCGGAGGTGCAGGAGGTCACCGGGGAGAGAGTGAGCTCCTCACTGACTCTGAACAAGGAACACAACCGCAGCTCGGCCGAGCAGAAGGACAGCACCTCACCGAGCAGCGTGGAGACAAACAGCACCggggaaacaaacacacaacccgaacacacacacaccaacctccGGGACAG GAACGCAGTGATGTTCAACAATGAACACATGGCAGATGTGCACTTCACCGTAGGTCCGCCAGGAGCGACACAGAAAGTTCCAGCACATAAG TATGTTCTGGCTGTCGGGAGTTCCGTTTTCAGCGCCATGTTTTATGGCGACCTTGCCGAGGGAGACTCCGAGATCCAGATACCAGATGTGGAACCGGCTGCTTTTTTAATCCTGCTCAA ATACTTGTACAGCGATGAGATTGAGCTGGAGGGAGATACAGTCGTAGGGACCCTCTACGCTGCTAAGAAATACCTTGTGTCGGTGCTGGTTAAAGCTTGCGTGTGCTTCCTGGAGTCGAGACTGGAGGCGGGTAACGCCTTTGCACTGCTTTCTCACAGCCGTGCGCTGGACGAATCAGAGTTGCTACATAGCTGTTGGAGGGTCATTGATGCCCAGACTGAGCTGGCGC GATCCGACGGCTTCCTCCAACTAGACCCAGCGACGCTAAAATGCGTCCTGCGACGCGACTCATTAACCGCTAACGAATCCACCGTGCTGCAGGCGACGCTAGCGTGGGCCGAGGCAGAGTGCCAGCGGCGTGGATCGAGCCCCACAGCTTCGAACAAGCGAGCCATTCTAGGTGAAGCACTTCACCTTTTACGCCTGCCTGCCATGACTTTAACGGAGTTCGCTAATGGTGTGGCGCAATTTGACTTCCTGACTCCGCAGGAGACTCGCGATATCTTCCTTTGGTTCACCGCAGCTGAGAAACCGAGCCTGGATTTCCCTGTGACACCGAGGACGGGGCTGGAGCCGGAGAGATGCAGGCGATTCCGGTCCTCTGCGTACCGGAGCAATCAATGGCGATACCAAGGGAGATGTGACAGCATCAGGTTCGCTGCTGATCAGCGCATTTTCTTGGCTGGAATTGGACTTTATGGATCCA GAACGGAAAGCGAGTACAATGTCCTGATCGAGCTGAAACGACAGGAAGAGATGCTCGCACAGAGGGTGACACAGTTCATTTCGGACGGTACGAGCTCGGCATCCATCGTACTCTTTGAGCAGCCGGTGCAGGTGGAACCGGAAGTTTTGTACACGGTCAGTGCCATTTTGGACGGAACCAAGCTCAGCTACTTCGGCCAAGACGGCATGCCGGAGGTGCGCTGCGGAAAAGTCACCTTCCAGTTCCAGAGCTCGTCGGACAGCACAAACGGGACAGGGGTGGAGGCGGGGCAGATTCCAGAACTTGTCTTCTACACGTGA